The proteins below are encoded in one region of Patescibacteria group bacterium:
- a CDS encoding glycoside hydrolase family 1 protein: MLKFPENFYWGTATSAYQVEGGIKNDWTCLAGRQGVAGEKFDAGICCDHYNRFEEDFNLAKEINNNAHRFSIEWARIEPEKGKFDQKEIEHYRKVILALKERGLEPFVTLYHWTLPVWFAEKGGPASPSQGGWLNKDAPKDFEKFVEKIILEYKDLVKFWITLNEPNVYVSHCYLRGDWPPFEKNYSNSQKVLNQLVEAHKLAYKKIHEISPRAIVGIAKNNIWYRGIIELVLNYKWNHWFLNEIKNYQDFIGLNFYFSSSFLNFIFKNRNVSDLGWGIVPEGIYHVLKDLKKYQKPIYITENGLADAKDEKRAKFIIEHLKWVHKAIGEGVDVRGYFHWSLLDNFEWDKGFEPHFGLIEIDYKTLQRIPRPSSKVYAGICKNNGINL, from the coding sequence ATGTTAAAATTCCCAGAAAATTTTTATTGGGGCACAGCTACATCTGCATATCAAGTGGAAGGAGGGATAAAAAATGATTGGACCTGCCTTGCCGGCAGGCAGGGTGTAGCCGGGGAAAAATTTGATGCTGGAATTTGTTGCGACCATTACAATCGGTTTGAAGAGGATTTTAATTTAGCAAAAGAGATAAATAATAATGCCCACCGATTTTCAATTGAGTGGGCTCGTATTGAACCCGAGAAAGGAAAATTTGACCAAAAAGAAATTGAGCATTACAGAAAAGTAATTTTGGCGCTTAAAGAAAGAGGGCTGGAGCCGTTTGTGACTTTGTATCATTGGACTCTGCCTGTTTGGTTTGCTGAGAAGGGCGGGCCTGCCTCGCCGAGTCAAGGCGGGTGGTTGAATAAAGACGCACCAAAAGATTTTGAAAAATTTGTTGAGAAAATAATATTAGAGTACAAGGATTTAGTTAAGTTTTGGATTACTTTAAATGAGCCGAATGTTTATGTTTCGCATTGTTATTTGCGCGGCGACTGGCCGCCATTCGAGAAAAATTACAGCAATTCCCAAAAGGTTTTAAACCAGTTGGTCGAAGCGCATAAATTAGCTTATAAAAAAATTCACGAAATCTCTCCTCGTGCTATAGTCGGCATAGCTAAGAATAATATTTGGTATCGCGGTATCATAGAATTAGTTTTAAATTATAAATGGAATCATTGGTTTTTAAACGAGATTAAGAATTATCAGGATTTTATTGGTTTAAATTTCTATTTTAGTTCTTCTTTTTTAAATTTTATTTTTAAAAACAGGAATGTTAGTGATCTTGGATGGGGAATTGTGCCAGAAGGGATTTATCACGTTTTAAAAGATTTGAAAAAATACCAGAAACCGATTTACATTACGGAAAACGGCTTGGCTGATGCCAAGGATGAAAAACGGGCAAAATTCATTATTGAGCATTTAAAATGGGTTCATAAAGCAATTGGAGAAGGAGTTGATGTGCGCGGATATTTCCATTGGTCGTTATTGGATAATTTTGAGTGGGATAAAGGATTTGAGCCACATTTTGGCTTGATTGAAATTGATTATAAAACTCTTCAACGAATTCCGCGCCCAAGCAGTAAGGTTTACGCGGGAATTTGTAAGAATAATGGAATAAATTTATGA
- a CDS encoding EamA family transporter, with amino-acid sequence MSWILLVILAQFFYALVFILDKYILSRSMPHQVVYSFYVGVLGIFVLVLIPFGFVMPNGAEVFWSLIAGVAQISAFLFFYKAVNREEISRVVPFVGAASSVFVLILSSCIIKEFLTFQQIIAFLLLVLGCLVVGFRKKHFMGNGVLGLSIVSAFFFALFWVITKYLFLGTNFVSGLIWVRVGVALIALTLLFLKKNRELIFSETKQVKSKTTKFFILGRTLNVAGSLFLYLAVFLGSVTLTTAFQGLQYVFVLILALLLLKKIPVLKEQFNKEVLIQKIVAIIFICIGLSLLVI; translated from the coding sequence ATGAGTTGGATTTTATTAGTAATTTTAGCCCAGTTTTTCTACGCATTAGTTTTTATACTTGATAAATATATCCTTTCCAGGTCAATGCCGCACCAAGTGGTTTATTCTTTCTATGTTGGGGTTTTAGGCATATTTGTTTTAGTTTTAATTCCATTTGGATTTGTAATGCCCAATGGCGCGGAAGTTTTTTGGAGTTTAATTGCTGGAGTTGCGCAGATTAGTGCTTTCCTGTTTTTTTATAAAGCCGTAAACAGAGAAGAAATTTCCAGGGTCGTGCCTTTTGTAGGCGCCGCAAGTTCAGTATTTGTTTTGATTTTGAGCTCCTGTATTATAAAAGAATTTCTAACATTTCAACAGATAATAGCTTTTTTATTATTGGTTTTGGGATGTTTAGTTGTAGGGTTTAGGAAAAAGCATTTTATGGGAAATGGGGTTTTGGGATTATCTATTGTTTCAGCTTTTTTCTTTGCGCTTTTTTGGGTAATCACTAAGTATTTATTTTTAGGAACCAATTTTGTCAGCGGTCTGATTTGGGTAAGGGTTGGGGTAGCGTTAATAGCTCTAACTTTATTGTTTTTGAAAAAGAACCGAGAGCTTATATTTTCAGAAACGAAACAGGTTAAATCAAAAACAACAAAATTCTTTATATTAGGCAGGACTTTAAATGTTGCGGGGAGCTTATTCTTGTATCTGGCAGTATTTTTGGGAAGCGTAACTTTGACAACTGCTTTTCAGGGATTGCAGTATGTTTTTGTTTTGATTTTGGCTTTATTATTATTGAAGAAGATTCCGGTTTTGAAAGAACAGTTTAATAAAGAGGTTCTTATTCAAAAGATCGTCGCCATCATCTTTATTTGTATAGGATTAAGTCTTTTGGTAATATAA
- a CDS encoding MFS transporter → MDKKTNLKTLYFISFLLAVSTAFPAYIRSSFIEEFVGLQWLGIFFIAAMLVSLIAILFFSGLIKKLTNYYLSIIVLIVNLISIIFLVLTSSPYLLFLSFILFTVTTVLIWINMDVFIESCSLDRTTGKTRGVYFTVLNFGWVISPLLAGYLIGNNNYRLTFIVAGLLLIPVVFTLLIKKKQLKDNCEYEHHNILYVFKKFLKNKNLKGIFFIAFLLQLFFAVMTIYVPIYLNQYLGFSWSTIGIMFTFMLLPYIFLELPAGIVADKHFREKEILIVGFLILIASCALFFFTKSTSAIVWALILFLSRCGAALIEIMRETYFFKVVDVQHIDFINFLRTSGPLSFISTMILFTLLLNFFAIQYLFIFVAIILLSGIYFAWGLKDTKQLG, encoded by the coding sequence ATGGATAAAAAAACAAACTTAAAAACCTTATACTTCATATCCTTTCTTTTAGCTGTCTCAACAGCTTTTCCTGCATATATTCGTTCTTCATTTATTGAAGAATTCGTAGGATTACAATGGTTAGGTATATTTTTTATTGCAGCGATGCTTGTAAGCTTAATCGCTATTTTATTCTTTTCGGGATTAATTAAAAAATTAACTAATTATTATCTAAGCATAATAGTTCTAATAGTTAATCTTATATCAATCATATTTCTTGTTTTAACTAGTTCTCCTTATCTTTTATTTTTATCCTTTATTCTTTTTACAGTTACTACTGTTTTAATTTGGATAAATATGGATGTTTTTATTGAAAGTTGTTCTTTAGATCGTACAACCGGCAAAACAAGAGGCGTTTATTTTACTGTTCTTAATTTTGGATGGGTAATATCTCCTTTATTAGCTGGTTATTTAATCGGAAACAATAATTATCGTTTAACTTTTATTGTTGCCGGTTTGTTATTAATACCTGTTGTTTTTACTTTATTGATAAAGAAAAAGCAATTAAAAGATAATTGTGAATACGAGCATCATAATATTTTGTATGTATTTAAGAAATTTCTAAAGAACAAAAATTTAAAAGGAATATTCTTTATTGCTTTTTTACTGCAGCTCTTTTTTGCTGTCATGACTATCTATGTGCCAATATATTTGAACCAATATTTAGGTTTTAGCTGGTCCACGATAGGAATTATGTTTACTTTTATGCTTTTGCCTTACATTTTTTTAGAGCTACCTGCTGGGATTGTTGCTGATAAGCATTTTAGAGAAAAAGAAATATTGATTGTTGGTTTTTTAATCTTGATAGCTAGTTGCGCTTTATTCTTTTTTACTAAATCTACTAGTGCTATTGTCTGGGCGTTAATATTATTTTTAAGTAGATGCGGAGCTGCTTTAATTGAGATAATGAGAGAAACATATTTCTTTAAGGTTGTAGATGTTCAACATATCGATTTTATTAATTTTCTTCGCACTAGCGGACCATTATCTTTTATATCAACAATGATTTTATTTACATTACTTCTTAATTTTTTTGCAATTCAATATTTATTTATTTTTGTAGCCATTATTCTTCTTTCTGGCATCTATTTTGCTTGGGGGTTAAAGGATACGAAGCAATTAGGCTAA
- a CDS encoding tyrosine--tRNA ligase translates to MSVKIDENKIEEILTRGVSEVIDLKHLRGKLMSGKKLRVKLGIDPTSPNIHIGRAVTLLKMKDFQELGHEIIFVIGDFTGMVGDTSDKDSERPMLSGEQVKKNMKNYVEQAGKIINVKKAKIEHNSKWLKKLNFGEISKLANQFSLGEFIARENIRKRLVEEKHISLRELLYPLLQGYDSIAIKADVELGGTDQRFNLLAGRTLQEHYGQEAQDILMTNLILGTDGRKMSSSWGNTINVTDEPKDMFGKVMSISDDLIITYFVHCTRIDMDKIREYGKKLLLEITNPRDIKMELAFEIVKIYWGEKGAEKGKKYFVSVFQKKDLPDEIQKYKLAGRDIVDVLVETKLATSRGDAKRLIEQGGIEIDGEEIKSIDITVNRGSVIQKGKRFFAKII, encoded by the coding sequence ATGAGTGTGAAAATAGATGAAAACAAAATAGAAGAGATATTAACCCGCGGGGTAAGCGAGGTAATTGACCTAAAACACTTGCGCGGGAAATTGATGTCTGGCAAAAAATTAAGGGTGAAACTTGGAATTGACCCCACCAGCCCCAATATTCATATTGGCAGAGCAGTTACATTGTTGAAAATGAAGGACTTTCAGGAGCTTGGCCACGAGATTATTTTTGTTATAGGCGACTTTACGGGCATGGTAGGCGATACTTCTGACAAAGATTCCGAAAGGCCGATGCTTTCCGGAGAACAGGTTAAGAAAAATATGAAAAATTATGTTGAGCAGGCAGGAAAGATTATCAATGTTAAAAAAGCCAAAATCGAACATAATTCAAAATGGCTTAAAAAACTTAATTTTGGCGAGATTAGTAAGTTAGCAAACCAATTTTCATTAGGAGAATTTATTGCCAGAGAAAATATCAGAAAAAGATTAGTAGAAGAAAAACACATTTCTCTAAGAGAATTACTATATCCTTTATTGCAAGGATATGACAGTATTGCAATCAAAGCAGATGTTGAACTTGGCGGGACAGACCAAAGATTTAATTTATTAGCAGGCAGGACATTGCAAGAACATTATGGCCAGGAAGCGCAGGACATTTTAATGACTAATCTAATTTTGGGAACTGATGGCAGGAAAATGAGCTCAAGTTGGGGGAATACAATTAATGTTACAGACGAGCCAAAAGATATGTTCGGAAAAGTGATGAGCATTTCAGATGATTTGATTATTACTTATTTTGTGCATTGTACCCGCATTGATATGGATAAAATCAGGGAATATGGAAAAAAACTTTTACTGGAAATAACTAACCCGCGCGATATCAAGATGGAATTGGCTTTTGAAATCGTAAAAATCTATTGGGGAGAAAAAGGCGCAGAAAAGGGCAAAAAATATTTTGTTTCGGTTTTCCAGAAAAAAGATTTACCGGACGAAATCCAGAAATATAAATTAGCAGGAAGGGATATTGTTGATGTTTTGGTTGAAACAAAACTGGCAACGAGCAGAGGAGACGCAAAAAGACTGATTGAGCAGGGCGGGATTGAAATTGACGGCGAAGAAATAAAATCGATTGACATCACAGTTAATCGAGGAAGCGTAATTCAGAAAGGCAAGAGGTTCTTTGCAAAGATAATTTAG